From a region of the Rhodococcus sp. 4CII genome:
- a CDS encoding multifunctional oxoglutarate decarboxylase/oxoglutarate dehydrogenase thiamine pyrophosphate-binding subunit/dihydrolipoyllysine-residue succinyltransferase subunit, with translation MTGPSTTTDAAAESIAGSRPPVARTTSIPPKPADAPVAAFPKAPTEPAEGRSTGTAIRGVARALVANMTASLSIPTATSVRTIPAKLMIDNRIVINSHMTRARGGKISFTHLIGWALVKALADFPSQTVSYAEVDGKPFAVTPDHVNLGIAVDVTKPDGSRFLVVPNIKRADGMSFGEFLAAYETLIVKSRTNALTVEDFAGTTLSLTNPGGIGTEHSITRLMEGQGCVIGAGALEYPAEFQGASEQTLADLAISKTITLTSTYDHRVIQGAASGEFLRRVHELLTGQSGFYEEIFAALRIPYEPIHWAPDIRVDPASAVDKTARVQQLIDAYRTRGHLMADIDPLEYAQRSHPDLDVASHGLTFWDLDREFVTGDFGGDQRQMKLRNIVGVLRDAYCRTVGIEYMHIQDPEQRAWIQDRVELPYTKPTHDEQMRILGKLNEAEAFETFLQTKYIGQTRFSLEGGESTIPLLDAIMHAAADSGLDGVAIAMAHRGRLSVLTNIAGKTYGQVFHEFEGTDVSDNSDGSGDVKYHLGTEGIFTGAGGERIPVYVGANPSHLDAVDGVLEGIVRARQDLRPAGAFGTLPIIIHGDAAMAGQGVVGETMQMSQLRGYRTGGTIRININNQVGFTTLPGEARSSVYSTDVAKTIQAPIFHVNGDDPEAVVRVAELAFAYRQRFHREVVIDLICYRRRGHNEADDPSMTQPQMYDRIEGKRSVRTLYTEALVGRGDITLDEYEQANADFRGRLESAFAETHAEQNDLVPDSSTHPIDALERMLATEPEARRSPDATGVSPDVIALVGDAFDHRPSGFTVHPKLQQLLDKRVQMSRGGDIDWAFAELLAFGSLLVEGTPVRLTGQDSRRGTFVQRHAVLHDRDNGREWLPLTNIAEDQGRFWIYDSLLSEYAVMGFEYGYSVERSDALVLWEAQFGDFVNGAQIIVDEFISSADQKWGQQSSLVLLLPHGYEGSGPDHSSARIERFLQLCAENNMTVAQPSTPASYFHLLRRQAYARPRKPLVVFTPKSMLRMRAATSALSEFTTGTFEPVVDDQRDVDKADVRRVLLVSGKLYYELLNRLAKSPDPRIALVRIEQFYPLPEAELADVVGTYPDAELVWVQEEPRNQGAWTFLLSELGTIGSRRIRLVSRPASAAPATGSSKRHTQEQRKLIDEALEKQA, from the coding sequence ATGACCGGACCAAGTACGACGACCGACGCGGCGGCCGAATCCATTGCGGGCAGCCGGCCACCGGTAGCGCGGACGACGTCGATCCCGCCGAAGCCGGCGGATGCTCCGGTGGCCGCGTTCCCCAAGGCGCCGACTGAACCGGCTGAGGGCAGATCCACTGGGACCGCTATTCGCGGGGTGGCCAGGGCTCTGGTCGCCAACATGACCGCCAGCTTGAGTATTCCGACGGCCACGAGTGTCCGCACGATCCCGGCGAAGCTCATGATCGACAATCGCATCGTCATCAATAGCCACATGACACGGGCGCGCGGCGGCAAGATCAGTTTCACGCATCTGATCGGCTGGGCGCTCGTGAAGGCCCTCGCGGATTTCCCGAGCCAGACCGTGTCCTACGCCGAAGTGGACGGAAAGCCGTTCGCTGTGACGCCGGACCACGTGAACCTCGGAATCGCCGTCGATGTAACGAAACCCGATGGATCACGATTCCTTGTCGTTCCGAACATCAAGCGGGCAGACGGGATGAGCTTCGGTGAATTCCTGGCGGCGTATGAGACTCTCATCGTCAAGTCGCGAACCAACGCACTGACCGTCGAGGATTTCGCCGGTACGACACTGTCGCTGACCAACCCTGGCGGCATCGGGACGGAACATTCGATCACCCGGCTGATGGAAGGCCAGGGGTGTGTCATCGGTGCGGGCGCTCTGGAATATCCGGCAGAGTTCCAGGGGGCCAGCGAACAGACCCTTGCCGATCTCGCGATCAGCAAGACAATCACCCTGACGAGCACATACGATCACCGGGTCATCCAGGGCGCGGCGTCGGGAGAGTTCCTCAGGCGAGTCCACGAACTCCTCACCGGGCAGTCCGGGTTCTACGAAGAGATATTCGCGGCGTTGCGAATTCCGTACGAGCCGATCCACTGGGCACCCGACATCAGGGTGGATCCGGCGAGTGCGGTGGACAAGACAGCGCGCGTGCAGCAGCTCATCGACGCGTACCGTACCCGCGGGCATTTGATGGCCGACATCGACCCGCTCGAGTACGCACAGAGATCCCACCCCGATCTGGACGTGGCCAGTCACGGGCTCACGTTCTGGGACCTGGACCGGGAATTCGTCACCGGTGATTTCGGCGGTGACCAGCGGCAGATGAAGCTCCGCAACATCGTCGGTGTTCTGCGTGACGCCTATTGCCGCACCGTCGGCATCGAGTACATGCACATCCAGGATCCGGAGCAACGCGCGTGGATCCAGGACAGGGTCGAGCTGCCTTACACGAAGCCGACCCACGACGAGCAGATGCGGATCCTGGGCAAGCTCAACGAGGCGGAAGCCTTCGAGACCTTTCTCCAGACCAAATACATCGGCCAGACGCGCTTCAGTCTCGAAGGCGGCGAGTCGACGATCCCGTTGTTGGACGCGATCATGCATGCGGCGGCCGACAGTGGTCTCGACGGTGTGGCCATCGCGATGGCGCACCGGGGACGGCTCAGCGTGCTCACGAACATCGCAGGAAAGACCTACGGTCAGGTGTTCCACGAATTCGAGGGAACGGATGTCTCGGACAATTCCGACGGCTCGGGGGACGTGAAGTACCACCTGGGCACCGAAGGAATCTTCACTGGCGCGGGCGGCGAGAGGATCCCGGTCTACGTGGGGGCGAATCCGTCCCATCTCGACGCGGTCGACGGCGTGCTGGAGGGCATCGTGCGTGCCCGGCAGGACCTGAGGCCGGCCGGTGCGTTCGGCACCTTGCCGATCATCATCCACGGTGACGCGGCGATGGCCGGTCAGGGTGTCGTCGGAGAGACCATGCAGATGTCGCAGCTGCGCGGCTACCGCACGGGTGGCACGATCCGCATCAACATCAACAACCAGGTGGGCTTCACGACCCTGCCGGGTGAGGCACGAAGCTCCGTCTACTCGACGGACGTCGCCAAGACGATCCAGGCGCCGATCTTTCATGTCAACGGAGACGATCCCGAGGCAGTTGTCCGGGTCGCGGAGCTTGCTTTCGCCTACCGCCAGAGGTTCCACCGCGAGGTGGTCATCGACCTCATCTGCTACCGCCGGCGTGGCCACAACGAGGCCGACGATCCGTCGATGACGCAGCCGCAGATGTACGACCGCATCGAGGGCAAGCGCAGTGTCCGGACCCTCTACACGGAGGCTCTGGTCGGTCGTGGTGACATCACCCTCGACGAGTACGAGCAGGCCAATGCGGACTTCCGCGGTCGTCTCGAGAGCGCGTTCGCCGAAACCCATGCCGAACAGAACGACCTGGTGCCGGACTCCTCGACACATCCGATCGACGCGCTGGAGAGGATGCTCGCAACCGAACCCGAGGCGCGGAGGAGCCCCGACGCCACCGGGGTGAGTCCCGACGTGATCGCTCTGGTGGGAGATGCCTTCGACCATCGGCCGTCCGGCTTCACCGTCCACCCGAAGTTGCAACAGTTGCTCGACAAGCGAGTGCAGATGAGTCGCGGCGGGGACATCGATTGGGCCTTCGCCGAACTACTGGCCTTCGGTTCACTGTTGGTGGAGGGGACACCCGTCCGGCTGACCGGTCAGGACAGTCGCCGGGGCACATTCGTCCAACGCCATGCGGTGCTTCACGACCGTGACAATGGTCGGGAATGGCTCCCGCTCACCAACATTGCCGAGGACCAGGGTCGATTCTGGATCTACGATTCGCTGCTCAGTGAGTACGCCGTAATGGGATTCGAGTACGGCTATTCGGTGGAACGATCCGACGCGCTGGTGCTGTGGGAGGCGCAGTTCGGCGATTTCGTGAACGGCGCTCAGATCATCGTCGACGAGTTCATCAGCTCGGCCGACCAGAAATGGGGACAGCAGTCCTCGCTTGTACTGCTCCTGCCACACGGCTACGAGGGCAGCGGACCGGATCACTCGTCGGCGCGCATCGAACGCTTCCTCCAGCTCTGCGCGGAGAACAACATGACGGTGGCGCAACCGTCGACCCCCGCATCGTATTTCCACCTCCTCCGGCGCCAGGCCTACGCTCGCCCACGCAAACCGCTCGTCGTGTTCACCCCGAAGTCGATGTTGCGCATGCGCGCAGCGACCAGCGCCCTGTCCGAATTCACCACCGGTACATTCGAACCCGTCGTCGACGATCAGCGGGATGTCGACAAGGCCGACGTGCGCCGCGTGCTGTTGGTGTCGGGGAAGCTGTACTACGAGTTGCTCAACAGGCTCGCCAAGTCTCCGGATCCACGGATCGCTCTGGTGCGGATTGAACAGTTCTACCCGCTGCCGGAAGCGGAACTGGCCGATGTCGTCGGCACCTACCCCGACGCCGAGCTGGTATGGGTGCAGGAAGAGCCGAGAAACCAAGGCGCCTGGACGTTCCTCCTCAGCGAGCTCGGGACCATCGGCTCTCGTCGTATTCGCCTCGTGTCTCGCCCGGCCTCTGCCGCCCCGGCAACGGGTTCGAGCAAACGGCACACCCAGGAACAGCGGAAGCTCATCGACGAGGCGCTGGAGAAGCAGGCCTGA
- a CDS encoding NAD(P)H-binding protein: protein MRSTNDRPLFLVTGVGSGHGSISRLVAELLLQSGAPVRAMVHRDDGRADALRELGAEIVAGDLTCPGDVAAALAGVTRMFFNMSVSADYLEAAAVVGAIADERGDLAALVNMSQMTVSQMTSTSTEESRHQRLHWLAERILNWSGLPVVHVRPTVFLDNPLFTLMASRSVAERGVLALPFGTGRTSPIAATDVARVVAALLQDPADRVGHVYELTGPAVLDIEGLAEQYTRGLGRPVTGSDLPYDDFVELLGAVPGISSHTVQHLLTVAKLHRDDRYNRLTTDVENVTGQPAQTVEQYIAAHRELFSTTDAPGSTD, encoded by the coding sequence GTGAGGTCGACGAATGACCGACCGCTGTTCCTGGTGACCGGTGTGGGCAGTGGTCACGGCAGCATCAGCCGACTGGTCGCCGAGTTGCTCCTGCAGAGCGGCGCGCCGGTGCGGGCGATGGTTCATCGCGATGACGGCCGTGCCGACGCTCTACGGGAGTTGGGAGCAGAGATCGTCGCCGGTGATCTGACGTGCCCCGGCGACGTCGCTGCGGCGCTGGCGGGCGTTACGCGGATGTTCTTCAACATGAGTGTCTCCGCGGATTATCTGGAAGCCGCCGCGGTTGTCGGCGCGATTGCCGACGAGCGGGGCGATCTCGCGGCGTTGGTGAACATGTCGCAGATGACGGTGTCGCAGATGACGTCGACCAGCACCGAGGAGTCCCGGCATCAACGACTGCACTGGCTCGCCGAGCGCATTCTGAACTGGTCCGGTCTGCCCGTCGTACATGTCAGACCGACGGTCTTTCTGGATAATCCGCTGTTCACCCTCATGGCGAGCCGTTCGGTCGCCGAACGTGGCGTTCTGGCTTTGCCGTTCGGGACCGGGAGGACCTCGCCCATCGCCGCCACCGATGTGGCCCGGGTCGTCGCCGCCCTACTCCAGGATCCAGCAGATCGCGTCGGGCACGTTTACGAGCTGACCGGCCCCGCCGTTCTCGACATCGAGGGACTCGCCGAGCAGTACACCCGCGGCCTGGGTCGGCCGGTAACCGGATCCGATCTGCCCTACGACGACTTCGTGGAGCTGTTGGGCGCGGTGCCGGGTATCTCGTCGCATACCGTGCAACACCTCCTCACGGTCGCGAAACTGCACCGCGACGATCGCTACAACCGGCTGACCACCGACGTCGAGAACGTGACCGGACAGCCCGCGCAGACGGTCGAGCAATACATCGCCGCACACCGCGAGTTGTTCTCGACGACGGACGCCCCCGGTAGCACCGACTGA
- a CDS encoding glycosyltransferase 87 family protein, which produces MRTLFYGQIDLVLMLWVLWDFARPERSLLRGVGIGLGAGAR; this is translated from the coding sequence ATCCGGACTCTGTTCTACGGCCAGATCGACCTCGTGCTGATGCTGTGGGTGCTGTGGGACTTCGCCCGGCCCGAGCGCAGCCTTCTGCGCGGGGTGGGCATCGGGCTGGGCGCCGGGGCACGCTGA
- a CDS encoding helix-turn-helix transcriptional regulator — MVQHSVLDATFAALADPTRRGILDRLGDGACTISDLAEAFEMTLTGIKKHVRLLEDAGMVVTEKRGRVRYCMLGTNSLEREVAWIRDYQKSLEGRLNRLDEFLNRTEGTS; from the coding sequence ATGGTTCAGCATTCGGTTCTCGACGCCACGTTCGCCGCACTGGCGGACCCCACCCGGCGTGGGATTCTCGACCGACTCGGCGACGGCGCCTGCACGATCAGCGACCTGGCCGAAGCCTTCGAGATGACCCTCACCGGCATCAAGAAGCACGTGCGACTGCTCGAAGATGCGGGGATGGTCGTGACCGAGAAACGGGGCCGGGTGCGGTACTGCATGCTGGGGACGAATTCCCTCGAGCGTGAGGTTGCCTGGATCCGCGACTACCAGAAGTCGCTCGAAGGTCGGCTGAACCGTCTGGACGAATTCCTCAATCGAACGGAAGGTACGTCATGA
- a CDS encoding SRPBCC family protein: MSTSQSSTAATLSTPTDREIHVERIFNAPRDRVWAAFTTPDLLAQWWGRGNRLDVERWEFERGGHWRVVEHADDDSHGFEGRFREITPQERLVYTFEWDGMPGHVIIENNSFTDLGDGRTRLSVVSQFHTPEERDGMLQSGMEGGMNESYAALDAVLAQTSW, from the coding sequence ATGAGCACCTCACAGTCCTCCACCGCCGCGACCCTCTCGACACCGACGGACCGAGAGATCCACGTCGAACGCATTTTCAATGCCCCGCGCGACCGGGTGTGGGCGGCGTTCACGACACCGGACCTGCTGGCGCAGTGGTGGGGCCGCGGTAACCGCCTCGATGTCGAGCGCTGGGAGTTCGAGCGTGGCGGGCACTGGCGCGTCGTCGAACACGCCGACGACGACTCCCACGGATTCGAGGGCAGGTTCCGGGAGATCACCCCGCAAGAGCGCCTGGTGTACACGTTCGAGTGGGACGGCATGCCCGGCCACGTCATCATCGAGAACAACTCCTTCACCGACCTCGGGGACGGACGCACGCGGCTGTCCGTCGTCAGTCAGTTCCACACCCCCGAGGAGCGCGACGGCATGCTGCAGTCCGGTATGGAAGGCGGCATGAACGAAAGCTACGCGGCGCTCGATGCCGTTCTGGCGCAAACGAGCTGGTAG
- a CDS encoding NADH:flavin oxidoreductase, translating to MTTPPDVFAPATLGPITLRNRIIKSATFEGRTPDALVTDDLIEFHRRPAAGGVGMSTVAYCAVAPEGRTERGQLWMRPDAVPGLRKLTDAIHAEGAAASAQLGHAGPVANEKSTGLPALAPSRSFNPLSMRMIRSASAADIARITAAHGTAARLAVESGFDAVEIHFGHNYFASSFLSPKLNRRTDSYGGSLGNRARVVRNVARTVRETVGGRVAILAKLNMDDGVPGGFWLDEAIQVARLLERDGSVDALELTMGSSLLNPMYLFKGDAPVREFAAAMPQPVRLGVHLVGKSMIHAYPYRDLFMLEHARQIRAAVTLPLVLLGGVTDRAGMDTAMAEGFEFVAMARALLREPDLVNRIRSEPRARSLCIHCNKCMPTIFSGARCVLVE from the coding sequence ATGACGACACCACCAGACGTTTTCGCTCCGGCCACGTTGGGTCCCATCACGTTACGCAACCGGATCATCAAGTCGGCGACGTTCGAGGGCCGCACGCCCGACGCACTGGTCACCGACGACCTGATCGAGTTCCATCGCCGCCCCGCGGCTGGTGGCGTCGGAATGTCGACGGTGGCCTACTGCGCCGTCGCACCTGAGGGTCGCACCGAACGTGGGCAGTTGTGGATGCGCCCCGACGCGGTGCCCGGCCTGCGCAAGCTCACCGACGCCATCCACGCCGAGGGGGCGGCCGCCTCCGCCCAACTCGGTCACGCCGGACCCGTCGCGAACGAGAAGTCCACCGGACTGCCCGCGCTCGCACCGTCGCGATCGTTCAACCCGCTCAGCATGCGCATGATCCGCAGCGCGAGCGCGGCCGACATCGCCAGGATCACCGCCGCGCACGGCACCGCGGCACGGCTCGCGGTCGAGTCCGGGTTCGACGCCGTCGAGATTCACTTCGGCCACAACTACTTCGCCAGTTCCTTTCTCAGCCCGAAGCTGAACCGGCGCACGGATTCGTACGGCGGATCGCTCGGCAATCGGGCCCGGGTGGTGCGGAACGTCGCCCGGACCGTGCGCGAGACCGTCGGCGGCAGGGTCGCGATCCTCGCCAAACTCAACATGGACGACGGCGTGCCCGGTGGATTCTGGCTCGACGAGGCCATCCAGGTGGCCCGACTGCTGGAACGCGACGGCAGCGTCGACGCCCTCGAACTCACCATGGGCAGTTCGCTTCTCAATCCCATGTATCTGTTCAAGGGCGACGCACCGGTCCGCGAGTTCGCCGCCGCCATGCCGCAACCGGTCCGACTCGGCGTGCACCTGGTGGGCAAGTCGATGATCCACGCCTACCCCTACCGCGACCTGTTCATGCTCGAGCACGCACGCCAGATCCGCGCGGCGGTGACCTTGCCGCTCGTCCTGCTCGGCGGCGTCACCGACCGGGCCGGCATGGACACCGCCATGGCCGAGGGCTTCGAATTCGTCGCCATGGCCCGCGCACTGCTGCGCGAACCCGATCTGGTGAACCGCATCCGGTCCGAGCCCCGCGCCCGGTCACTGTGCATCCATTGCAACAAGTGCATGCCCACCATCTTCAGCGGCGCCCGCTGCGTGCTCGTCGAGTGA
- a CDS encoding amino acid permease has protein sequence MNTVHDPPASTTRLQQAMKPRQLVMMSLGGAIGAGLFVGSGAGIAVAGPAVLVSFLIAGFLVVLVMRMMGEMVAADPDSGAFSVHAENAMGPIAGRTIGWLYWVQVVIVVAAEATAAAAITAASIPAVPQWVAALAYMSVLTAVNLAGVSRFGEFEFWFAALKIAAIVAFLAVGCAMILGWIPSFDAPGLSNLTGHGGFAPNGVTGIAAGLLIVVFAFGGTEVMAIAAAETSEPKRNVSRAVRSIVWRILVFYVGSVLIMVTVLPWTADELATGPFVAVLNAAHVPGAGAVMTVVVVIALLSSLNAMLFSGSRMIYSLSERGAAAKVFGRVSGNGVPRVAVLASVAFGFVTVVLNYLAPDRVLPLLLNAVGSTILVLWTFVTVSQIVLRRRAEKSGRTDLPLKMWAFPYLSYVALALLAAVAVLALFDDAARNQLFATLTFTCAITLACWALGRRQRSAADVAPEKAPETVG, from the coding sequence ATGAACACAGTGCACGACCCACCGGCCTCCACCACGCGCCTACAGCAGGCGATGAAACCGCGTCAGCTGGTGATGATGAGTCTGGGCGGCGCGATCGGCGCCGGACTGTTCGTCGGCTCCGGTGCGGGCATCGCCGTCGCCGGGCCCGCCGTGCTCGTCTCCTTCCTCATCGCCGGATTCCTCGTCGTCCTCGTGATGCGGATGATGGGCGAGATGGTGGCCGCCGATCCCGACAGCGGTGCGTTCTCCGTCCACGCCGAGAACGCGATGGGCCCGATCGCCGGCCGGACCATCGGCTGGCTCTACTGGGTGCAGGTCGTCATCGTGGTGGCCGCGGAAGCGACCGCGGCGGCCGCGATCACGGCCGCGTCGATACCCGCGGTGCCGCAATGGGTGGCGGCCCTGGCGTACATGAGCGTGCTGACCGCGGTGAACCTGGCGGGCGTCTCCCGCTTCGGTGAGTTCGAATTCTGGTTCGCCGCGCTGAAGATCGCCGCCATCGTCGCGTTCCTGGCGGTCGGCTGCGCGATGATTCTCGGCTGGATTCCGAGTTTCGACGCGCCGGGGCTGTCGAATCTCACCGGCCACGGCGGGTTCGCCCCCAACGGCGTCACCGGCATCGCGGCCGGCCTGCTGATCGTCGTGTTCGCGTTCGGCGGCACCGAGGTGATGGCCATCGCGGCCGCGGAGACGTCGGAGCCCAAGCGCAACGTGAGCCGGGCGGTGCGGTCCATCGTGTGGCGGATCCTGGTGTTCTACGTCGGTTCCGTGCTGATCATGGTGACCGTGCTGCCGTGGACCGCGGACGAACTCGCGACGGGTCCGTTCGTCGCCGTCCTGAACGCCGCGCACGTGCCCGGCGCCGGCGCCGTGATGACCGTCGTCGTGGTCATCGCGCTGCTGTCGTCGCTGAACGCCATGCTGTTCAGTGGTTCCCGGATGATCTACTCGCTGTCCGAACGCGGTGCGGCGGCGAAGGTGTTCGGCCGGGTGTCGGGCAACGGCGTTCCCCGGGTGGCGGTTCTGGCGTCGGTGGCGTTCGGTTTCGTCACCGTGGTCCTCAACTACCTGGCCCCGGATCGTGTTCTCCCCCTCCTGCTCAATGCGGTCGGCTCGACGATCCTGGTGTTGTGGACGTTCGTCACCGTGTCGCAGATCGTGTTGCGGCGGCGCGCCGAGAAGTCGGGCCGGACGGATCTGCCGCTGAAGATGTGGGCCTTCCCGTATCTGTCGTACGTCGCCCTCGCGCTGCTCGCCGCGGTCGCGGTGCTGGCGTTGTTCGACGACGCGGCACGCAACCAACTGTTCGCGACGCTCACGTTCACGTGCGCGATCACCCTGGCCTGCTGGGCGCTCGGGCGTCGGCAGCGCTCTGCGGCCGACGTCGCACCGGAGAAGGCACCCGAGACCGTCGGCTGA
- a CDS encoding Glu/Leu/Phe/Val dehydrogenase: MKNLLTRFEEKAPEIVFEWHDTETSARGWTVINSLRGGAAGGGTRMRRGLDRREVESLAKTMEVKFTVSGPAIGGAKSGIDFDPTDPRKDEVLRRWFKAVTPLLKSYYGTGGDLNVDEMAEVVPITESYGLWHPQEGVVNGHFAASDRERVQRVGQLRLGVAKVVEDARFTPDPQAKYTVSDLITGWGVAESVRHYYRVYGGELAGKRVIMQGWGNVGAAAAYYLAQSGARIVGILDRNGGLSNTDGYDFEQIRALFLAKEGNELRAAGTLPFEEIDETIWSSGAEVFLPCAASRLVTREQVDRLIAGGLEVVASGANVPFADDEIFYGPTYEYADKSVAVVPDFIANCGMARAFALLMEGDVEVSDEAIFGDVSATIATALERCFARNAQPTGIAGTAFEIALDQLV; this comes from the coding sequence ATGAAGAATCTGCTCACCCGATTCGAAGAGAAGGCCCCCGAGATCGTCTTCGAGTGGCACGACACGGAGACCTCCGCACGCGGATGGACGGTGATCAATTCGCTGCGGGGCGGCGCCGCCGGCGGCGGAACCCGGATGCGCCGCGGTCTCGATCGCCGCGAGGTGGAGTCGCTCGCGAAGACGATGGAAGTGAAGTTCACCGTCTCGGGACCGGCGATCGGCGGCGCGAAGTCGGGCATCGACTTCGACCCCACCGACCCGCGCAAGGACGAGGTGCTGCGACGCTGGTTCAAAGCGGTCACCCCGCTGCTCAAGTCGTACTACGGCACCGGCGGCGACCTCAACGTCGACGAGATGGCCGAGGTCGTGCCGATCACCGAGAGCTACGGGCTGTGGCATCCGCAGGAAGGCGTCGTCAACGGACACTTCGCGGCCAGCGACCGTGAGCGGGTGCAGCGGGTCGGCCAGTTGCGGCTGGGCGTCGCGAAGGTCGTCGAGGATGCGCGGTTCACTCCCGATCCGCAGGCGAAGTACACGGTGTCCGATCTGATCACCGGATGGGGTGTCGCCGAATCGGTGCGGCACTATTACCGGGTCTACGGCGGCGAACTTGCCGGCAAGCGGGTCATCATGCAGGGCTGGGGCAACGTCGGTGCCGCCGCCGCGTATTACCTGGCGCAGTCGGGTGCCCGGATCGTCGGCATCCTCGACCGCAACGGTGGACTGTCTAATACCGACGGCTACGACTTCGAGCAGATTCGCGCCCTGTTTCTCGCGAAGGAAGGCAACGAACTGCGCGCCGCGGGCACGTTGCCGTTCGAGGAGATCGACGAGACGATCTGGAGTTCCGGCGCCGAGGTGTTCCTGCCCTGCGCCGCATCGCGTCTGGTGACCCGCGAACAGGTGGACCGGTTGATCGCGGGCGGCCTCGAGGTGGTGGCGAGCGGCGCCAACGTACCGTTCGCGGACGATGAGATCTTCTACGGACCCACCTACGAATACGCGGACAAGAGCGTCGCGGTGGTTCCCGACTTCATCGCCAACTGCGGTATGGCCCGAGCGTTCGCGTTGCTGATGGAGGGTGACGTCGAGGTGTCGGACGAGGCGATCTTCGGTGACGTCTCCGCCACGATCGCGACGGCACTCGAGCGCTGCTTCGCACGGAATGCGCAGCCGACCGGGATCGCCGGTACCGCGTTCGAGATCGCACTCGATCAGCTCGTCTGA
- a CDS encoding Lrp/AsnC family transcriptional regulator encodes MKDAVQLDELDFALLDAMHDDPKAGVLELSRRLKVARATVQARVRKLEESGVIAGYEPRLDLAAAGFDVQAFVTLETAQGALDSVTNELESIPGVLEAFATTGSGDILCRIAAGSHLGLQQTLIDLNKSSVVARSTSVMVLSVIVPYRSMPLLRTLDRPRSAKAPAYRTAVTDPD; translated from the coding sequence ATGAAGGACGCTGTTCAGTTGGACGAACTCGACTTCGCCCTGCTCGACGCCATGCACGACGACCCGAAGGCGGGCGTACTCGAACTGTCCCGGCGGCTCAAGGTCGCGCGGGCCACCGTCCAGGCGCGGGTGCGCAAACTCGAGGAGTCGGGCGTGATCGCCGGATACGAGCCACGCCTCGACCTCGCCGCCGCCGGGTTCGACGTGCAGGCGTTCGTCACGCTGGAGACGGCGCAGGGCGCACTCGACTCGGTGACCAACGAACTGGAGTCGATTCCCGGTGTGCTCGAGGCGTTCGCGACCACCGGTTCCGGCGACATCCTGTGCCGCATCGCCGCCGGCTCGCACCTCGGGCTGCAGCAGACCCTGATCGATCTGAACAAGTCGAGCGTCGTCGCCCGATCCACCAGCGTGATGGTGCTGTCGGTGATCGTCCCCTATCGCTCGATGCCCCTACTCCGAACCCTCGACCGACCGCGCTCGGCGAAGGCTCCGGCCTACCGCACCGCCGTCACGGATCCGGATTAA